The DNA region ATCAAATCGAAGTCAATCTCAATCTCTCTGGCACGACCGGTGGCGGAATCAGAGGTCATGACCTCGAACCAGGCCTTGCATCTCCTGaagtcggcgccggtgagcTTGTGGCTGAAGAAGAACTTGACGTTGGGCATCTCCTCGAGAATGTCAAGCATGCGCTTGTTCAGGCCGGCACGGTCCACGGCGTAGATGGCCTGGGGTCATCCGTCAGCATGCTTCATACAGCATAGGCCTGTACTGGTAAATGGGTTCTCACCCGACCGTGGACGTCATAGTCCTGGGCGGCTTCGTACAGATCACCTTTCGGGGTTCTGCCGTGGATCATGCGCCCCCGCATGGGGATCGTGGCGCCAAAGACATGTTCCAGTAACTTTGGTTGGCCAGCATTGCGCATGGCGTTGATGCCTCGCTCCGAGAGCGCCAGGTTAATGGACCGGGTGAAGTTCAAGAGTGTCGTGGAAGGATCTCGCAGGTCTACATGGTGTCAGTCCCGCTAGCCTAGAACGCCGCCGGAAGAGAATAAAGAGAGTTGCGGATGGGCAGTTGCTTTCAAGATCTACTCAACCAGCGTCATAGTTGCCAGGGCCAACCAACAGCTGCTCGGCCAAAGACAACGCTGCAATTCGCATCCATCAACGGgatcccatcccatcccatcccgaCACCTTGGTGTGCAGCACAATTGGTGGGGCATCTTGCAGTTGGGATCCATGAGATCTGCCCAACCCTGAAAACAGGTGCATGCGGCTTGGGAAATTTGAGGGAAAAGCAACACGCGACTCACCCGCTCTCAACTCGTAAATCTCGACATCGTACCCGCGCTGCGCAGCGTACAGCGCAGCCAATGAGCcgacggggccggcgccgacaacgacgacttTCTGGTTCTTGGCCATTATTGTTGCTGAGggccaaaaaaaaagggtgTCCCGTcgttttctctctttctctcgctctcttcttGGGCTCGATTACAAACGCAGCCGGAATGGAGTCGGGTGAAGGTTTGCACAGTGGCGTGAGAAGGCCTCGTCTCGCATGATGGTTCGACCTCTGGCGGGTCAGTTCGGCCGGATGAGAGGGCGAAGCAGGCGTCAACGACTTTTTGCGCATGGAGCGGAGAGCGGCGCATGTCGGTGCTGTTGGTGTTCGGCTCGCGGCAATACCCCGGAAGGCCCGACAAAGGCAGCTCCGAGCTGGACACACACTGGGACGGATACAGACATATTTGACTGGCTTGGCTTACAAACATGCCTTCGCTTATCGATAGTGGATGATCCAGCGCATCTTATCGATATCCTTCTGCATGCTGCCTTATCTTATCTGCGCATCGACTTTTGAGCTCGCCCGCTTGAAAAAGTCCCTTGGTGTGTCGCAGCGCAGCGGGGGGGAGCACCGCGCCAAAGCGCCTATCACAGCAACCACAAATATTTCTTCCTCTCAGGTCAGGTCACTTTGCCGCACTACCCATTGTCAACTTTAGGGCGTGATTTCAGGTACCTGCATcgtcgcctcgtcgcctcGTCTATCTGAGCCCTGCCTTTCCCCATTTGCCAGGGTCTCTTTCTATCATACATTACCTTCATCGCGTCGAACACCCCGAGGTTGACCTTCTCAGCCACAACATACCCAACGAAACTACCTACCCCTCCACCAACGAAGCAACCGCCATCATGACCGAGCCTCCTGCGAAGAAGAAGtgcctcggcgtcgactgCCCGAACGACGCCGGCACCCTGCAATGCCCGACATGCTTGAAGCTGGGTGTCAAGGACAGCTTCTTCTGTTCGCAGGATTGCTTCAAGAAGAACTGGGTAAGCGATGACCATACCGCCGTGCAACTGCCACGGGCGCCATGGCGACAGCTACTGATCCTCCCTCGCAGGGCAACCACAAGTCGATGCACAAGACAGAAACGAGTATTTTGCACCATGTCCTCCCGCCCAAGGTCGTATCTAAACCAGATCCAGAGACAGGTGTCTTCAACCCGTTCCCGACGTACCCTTTCACCGGTCCCCTGCGCCCCGTCTACCCTCTCTCGGAGCGCCGTGTCGTCCCCAAGCACATCCCCCACCCGGACTGGTGGAAAGATGGCATTCCCAAGTACCCCCGGAGCATCCTCAACCGGAACAAGATCGACGTTCTCGACGCCAAGGGCATCGCCGGCATGCGCAAGGTCTGTCGCCTGGCGCGTGAGGTCCTCGACattgctgccgccgccgtcaagccCGGTATCACGACCGACCACATTGACGAGATTGTGCACAACGCTTGCATCGAGCGTAATGTGAGTTTTGCTATGCTGCGCCAGGCTATGCTGCGTGTGTGCGCGCGTGTTTGCGCTGGGCTGGGGTGATGAACAAGCTGACGAGAACGAACCCGCAGGCGTACCCCTCTCCCCTGAATTACAACCACTTCCCCAAGTCGGTATGCACATCGCTGAACGAAGTCATTTGCCATGGAATCCCCGACCAGCGGGTCCTTCTGGACGGCGACATTCTCAACATCGACGTTACGCTTTACTTTGAAGGTTACCACGGCGACCTGAACGAGACGTACTACGTTGGCGACCGTGCCAAGGCGGACCCTGACTCTGTCAgagtcgtcgaggcggcgcgcgactgcctcgacgcggccatcgccgccgtcaagccCGGAACACTCATCCGCGAGTTCGGCAACATcatcgagaagctggccaaggagagGAACTGCAGCGTCATCCGTACGTACTGCGGCCACGGCATCAACTCGCTGTTCCACTGCCCCCCCAACGTCCCGCACTACGCCAAGAACAAGACGGTTGGAGAGTGCAAGCCTGGCATGACCTTCACCATCGAGCCGATGATCGCTCTCGGCAAGTACCGCGACGTCACGTGGCCCGACAACTGGACCAGCACGACGATTGACGGCAAGAAGACTGCGCAGTTTGGTAAGTGGCATCCTTTTGTTCCGTTGAGAACGCACCGGTTGCGATAATTTGACCGACGGGCTGACACCAATCCGCAGAGCACACTCTTCTCGTGACGGAGGACGGAGTCGAGGTCCTCACGGCGAGGACCGCCAACTCGCCAGGCGGCAAGATCCCCATGCccggcgccaacggcgagacGAACGGCACCACGGCATAAAGGATGAAATTTACATGAAAGACAGGGCATTAGGTGAGAGGTAAGCGTCGTCGAGTTTatgaagaaggaaggaaaaagTTCACGGGCAGTTGCGAATTCATTGGGCGAGCACAGGTCAGAAATGCAGTCAATGAATGAGCAGGCGTTGCTCGAGCATAACGGACGTGCATTGGTTGAATCgggcgaggaaggggagaCTCGGCTTAGCATGGCTGAAGACGAGACGGCCGTCGAATATCAGCACATTAGAATCCCAACATGTCAGCAGGGGCCACGTGAGGCTTTTcgctcgaggagggccaTTTGGGGGGTTGATCTGAGGGTACCCTGTCCCTTGCAGTCTGCAGATCGGAAGGGAGGCGAGGCGTGACGGCTGTCAGAAGAGGTGAAAGAAGAGAGCCGGGGGCATCCCGAGTCGCGCGCGTTGCCGACATGTGCCTGCGAAGAAAGGGGGGCTTCGTCATCCGAGCAAGCAGCGTTCATGTCAACTTTGAACACATTTTGCATGTGGCATGGAGGCGATTATCTGTACCAAGCGTGTGCGTTAATCCGTACTCGGATCGGACTGCACTGCTGGCATTCGTTGAAACCGTTGGAAGTCGTTAGAAGATGGAAACGGATCCAGCCCCCCAGCCACCCCGAGCAATGAGAGAGCGACGGATGCGGGCTCGGAGCCTCAATAGCGGCCTGACAGTTGACAGCCGGGTTCTGGCATCGAGGAACCCCCGGGCGAAAAAAAGGGCCCATAGGCGGGTTCAGGGCTGTTTTGTTTGCCCTCTCACCCTCTCGCTCCACTCAGCCCTCACGCATGTGCCATTGAGTGCGCAGTGTGGCTGAGGTAATGGGGTCTGGACTTGGAGATGCGAACCAGGGAAGAAACATGATGGGACTCGCCAACCGGAGCGCGATAAAACTCTTGCTGGGGACGGTCATGGAGCAAGAGAGAATACGTACCTCGCACCGTCCAAGTGGGAATAGACGGGCCTGCACTAAACCCTTCAGGGTCTCCCAGAACCCCGGGCACAGCGCCTGACTGGCTGGGACACCGGTGACGGTGGACATCGTTGGCAGAGACGGGGGGAGGAgtggaggggagagagggggattggacggggggcggcggcgagagggATTGCGGCGCTgttggacggcggcgggaggaggatTTCATCATCAGTGGTGTAAAGCCCCGTAACCCACCCTCCCGATTTTCCACGACCTGAGGTGGACTCGCTAAAGCCGCGACCGCTTGCGCTACGTACCCCCCAAAGACCAAGAAACCAACGAGCCTCCCGCACCGGACTGGAACCACGActcaacatcaccaccaccgctgCACAcatctttctctctctgtgtcctctctccctctctcctcaCCCACCTTCTCGCACTGCTCAAGGCCCTATCGATCGACCACCAGTGGAAATTTTCTGCACGTGTCGTCTTGCTCCAAGCTCCCAACTTTTCAACACAACCTCCTCAACTACAACAACAGATAATCTAGCAGCTAGCCACGCTCACCTTCCTCCGACCTTACATCACCCCAGTGACGTCGAGGCATTCCATCCAGTCCGCGCCTCGCCGCACATACTCCCAGACTCGAGCACCAAACGCAGCCTCGCGAACCCTAGCCCCCCTCAACcgacaacagcaacagcaataACATCACTCTCCTCGTGTGCTGCTGTCGCAACTCTCTAGTTCAACTCCACCCGAAAACCCTCTCGACAGAACGAGTTCGCGCAGCTCGCTGCCACCGCCGTTAAAATGTCAGGCGAAGCATGGTTGTTCCTCTTCGCGGTGTTGgtcaacgccgtcaaccTGTTCCTGCAGGTCTTCTTCACCATCATGTACAGCGATCTGGAATGGTATGTattctcttcctcgtcctgctcctgctcATGGTCCTGTCCCGTGCAGGGCTGCACCGCACCGTGTCCAGCTCGCCTGCAGCAAGCACAATGCACACCGGCTTTCTCGTGCTCAGACGTGCTCAGCTGAGCTGTCTGTCTTTTTATGGTTGTTTTTTTGGCGATGCCGctggtgctgccgccgctggtgcCGCTGCCGCGGGTTGCCCGTGCTCGTCGTCCCATGAGCTCCATGTCCGTGATGAGATTGATGCTAACGGACGTCTCTGCAGCGACTACATCAACCCCATTGACCTCTGCAACCGCCTCAACACGTACATCATCCCCGAAGCTGCCGTCCATGGATTCCTCACCTTTATGTTCCTGATCAACGGATACTGGGTGCCGCTTATCCTGAACCTGCCGCTCCTCGCCTACAACATCAAGAAGTAGCTTCACCCCCAGCCAACCCACTGCCACAAGAGCGGATGCTGACCGTGACCTAGGATCTTCGACAACACCCACTTGCTGGATGCCACCGAGATCTTCCGCAAGCTGAACGTGCACAAGAAGGTAACGACGACTGCCTGTTCCCGACTCACGGCTCACCGTAGCTAACGCGTGCGCAGGAATCCTTTGTCAAGCTCGGCTTCCACCTCATCATGTTCTTCTTCTACCTCTACAGCATGATTGTCGCCCTCATCCGCGACGAGTCGTCCTAATCGCTAGATGCCATCCCTGCGCGCAACAACGGGACGGAACTCGAGTATATACATCACCATGCCACGtggacaagaagaaaaaccGACTGGGCGCCGAAGCTTTCACTCTCTAGGACGGTGCACTCACGGGGGCTAGACAACCTGAGGGCCCAGGGGCGGGCAAATACTAGACATGGGGTTGGGGAGGCAAAGAGTGCTGCCATGATACCAGAATGCGGGGTGCTTGGTTTGGTCGGTTGACTTAGGGGGATGTGGCGCTGATTCGTTTTCGGTCCCCCTTCCCCCGAACCACGGGCAAGAGGTTTTTCGGTGTCTCTGTTTGGAAtctgatgatgatgaagaatGGGAAAGCAACCATGACACGACGGGAGGCGGTACGAAGGAACGGAAACGAAGAGAACGAGACGGCGGAGCGGGTTTACGATGCGAAAAGGCCAATACCTTGGTTTTTTTAAGCTTGATATTGCTGCCAGGCCGGCTGGTTCTGGGAGCGGTGGGCTGCGATAATTGAGTAATGACAGATGTATCATGTGTGAATAGCACCATAGACGAGGTTGTTCTTATTGTTTCTCTCGCCGTCGTGACTTATGGCTACGGTCAAATTCGTTGCAAGATCACCGACGAGGTTCTAGCATGGCTCATTGATCATGTTTGGTGGCCAAAGCTGTGTTCTGTGTTCTGCGAGCTTCCTTTCTGAGCTGCAAACTGCATAGCAGTGCCGTACCTCGGCAGAGCTTCCAATTTGGTGAgtggtggtgttgctgctgccagTGCCCACCCGCTGTAAGTAGGCACTTTGCCCACTACAGCTACAGAGCACCAGGCGAGGGTACGTACAGGGGATGTCGATCCTGACATCAGATCACGTGATACAGACATTTGCAGTCGCGACTCTGTGACAAGCACCATCGCGATCACCAAGAGTCAACTTCCACGGCGGCATACGACACCTACCTACCCCTTGGTCCCTGCGTTGCCAACTCCCTCGCTACAGACGACAACATCCAGGATGTCGGGCTTCGGAGAGTACCCGCCCAACATGGCGCCGCAGGATGCGCTCATCGTGCGGCAAGAAGCAGAGCCCGACCACGCCGTCGTCCCCTACACGGGCGAGGATCTCGCTCGCCCCAAAGTCGGCCCCGCGAATCCCTTCAAGGACGAGACGGTTACTCTGAAGCGCAAGAATGTGCTCACAGGAATGGCCGAGGAGACGTACATCTCGGAACACACCTTCCGCAGCAAACACCGCGCCATCGAGAGGAAAGGCGGCCCGGAGCGCGAGTACCAGACGGGCGCTGCTGTCAAGGAGGAGAACGCGCGCATCCGCTCGGCGCGCGAGGGCAAGGGCGACGCCACCGTGGTCGAGGGTGATGGCGCCTACGTCGGGCCCTGGGCGCGGTACAGGCGCGACGAGTACGAGGTCGTGCGGGAAGGCGACGAGCTGGCAAGCGACGAGGAGTACGAGGAGGTGACGGATccggaggacgacgacgtcgttgaGAGCGGCACCGTGCTGCGCGCCcccgaggcggcgctggctAGGCggaaggaggtcgaggagatgggcgaggagacgacgacgttcCACGGCGCAGAGGAGACAGACTACCAGGGCCGCACCTACATGCACGTGCCGCaagacctcgacgtcgatctGCGCAAGGAGCCCGGCAGCTTCACCAACTACATCCCCAAGAAGCAGATCCATACGTGGCGCGGCCACACGAAAGCCGTCACGGCGCTGCGCTTCTTCCCGGCGTCGGGCCACCTGCTActgtcggcgtcgg from Colletotrichum higginsianum IMI 349063 chromosome 4, whole genome shotgun sequence includes:
- a CDS encoding ER-derived vesicles protein ERV14, with product MSGEAWLFLFAVLVNAVNLFLQVFFTIMYSDLECDYINPIDLCNRLNTYIIPEAAVHGFLTFMFLINGYWVPLILNLPLLAYNIKKIFDNTHLLDATEIFRKLNVHKKESFVKLGFHLIMFFFYLYSMIVALIRDESS
- a CDS encoding methionine aminopeptidase; translated protein: MTEPPAKKKCLGVDCPNDAGTLQCPTCLKLGVKDSFFCSQDCFKKNWGNHKSMHKTETSILHHVLPPKVVSKPDPETGVFNPFPTYPFTGPLRPVYPLSERRVVPKHIPHPDWWKDGIPKYPRSILNRNKIDVLDAKGIAGMRKVCRLAREVLDIAAAAVKPGITTDHIDEIVHNACIERNAYPSPLNYNHFPKSVCTSLNEVICHGIPDQRVLLDGDILNIDVTLYFEGYHGDLNETYYVGDRAKADPDSVRVVEAARDCLDAAIAAVKPGTLIREFGNIIEKLAKERNCSVIRTYCGHGINSLFHCPPNVPHYAKNKTVGECKPGMTFTIEPMIALGKYRDVTWPDNWTSTTIDGKKTAQFEHTLLVTEDGVEVLTARTANSPGGKIPMPGANGETNGTTA